In Polyangiaceae bacterium, the genomic window CGCCGCCCAGGGCCGAGAGCCGGAGCTTCAGGGGACCCGCGTTGATGCGGCCGGTCACGCGCGCCCCTCGCACCGTGGTGTCGCTGGCCAGCTCGTCCATCTTGCGCACGCTGAGCACGAAGCCGCGGCCGAGCGCCGCGTAGAAGTCCCCGAGCGTGACCTCGACGTCCCGCGTGGTGTAGCCGACGTAGTACTTCGACGGGTAGACCCAGTTGATGTAGCGGTTCGACAGCTCCGCGCCGGCCTCGTTGAATTTTTGGCGGAAGAGCTGCGCGTCGGAGATGCCGCCGCCCGCCGGCCGCGTCTCCACCACGTCGAGCGCGATGGCCTCGGGGTAAGGCGAACGATAGAACCAGGCGTTGTCGATCCGCAGCCCGGCGGTGACCTTGCCCCAGGAGGCCTGGAGGTTCAGCCGGTTGTACCACATGCCCCAGTCGTCGTTGGCGCGCGTAGGCACGTCCAGCGGCCGAGAGTCGCGGTTGTCGAAGTTGTAGAGCACGCTCGTGGCGTTGGTGACGTCCAGGTGCACCTCGTCGTCGCCCAACTTGCCGGTCTCGATCGCGAGCGCAGACGAGGCGAGCGTGAGGACCAGCACTCCGCTCGCCGCGGCTCGAGGGATCCCGACGCGCATGCCGCTACTTCCCGCGCTTCTCGAGCTCGCCCTCGACGAACGGCCAGATCACCGCGCCTTTGTCGCCGGTGGTGCCGAACAGCACCTTCATGGTCTTGGCGTCCACCACCAGGTTGAGGGGCGCGGTCTGATCCACGCCGAAGGTGCCGCCCAGCTGATTCTCCGGGTCGAGCACGAACGGGAAGTCCGTCTCGTAGGTCTTGGCCCAGCTCACCAGGTGCTTCTCCTGGGCCGGGTTGAAGCTGCCGTCCTCGAACAGCGCGCTCAAGACCACGAAGCCGCGCGGCGCGAGGGCCGCCGCGTGCTCGCCGAGGGAGGGGTTGGAGCCCGTGCCCTCGTGCTCGTTCTTGCAGGCGCCGCACCAGCCCGCCGCGGTGTTGAAGAGCAGGATCTCGTGCCCCTTCGTTCCGTCCGGATCGTAGAAGTCCGAGAGTTTGATGGGCACGAGCTTGGCCGGGTCGTAGCCCTCCGCCTTCGGGTTCAACCAACCCTTCTGGAAGCTGATGTCGGCGATGGGCAGCGCGTCGCTGATGCTCTTCGCGTAGGGGCCGCTCGGGTAGCCCGCCGTCGTGCCCGCGTCGTCCTCGAGCAGGTAGGCCGGGATGTCGGGACGGTTGGTCCCGCAGGCGCTGCCCAGGAGCGCAACTGCAGCGGTGAGCACGAGCCGACTCGACCTTCGCTGTCTTGGTACGGGCAGCTCTCGGCTCGCCACCAAGGCCGAGACCCACGAGAATGCCGGCGAGGCCGGCGCACTCCCGTTGCCAGGTGGGACCGTTCGCGCGGCGCCCCCTGAGCGGGTATCAGCAAGGCCCCCTGGGAACGCGCCGCGCAACAGCCAGCGCGGGGCGCATCCGAGCGCAGATTGAGTCCACCGTCCCATCACTTCTTCTTGACGCCGAACACGCTGAGGGACGGGACGCCCTCGCCGTCGTTGGTCACCACGCTCTTGCCGTCCGCGCTCACCTTGCCTCCGCTGACCTTCGCCCAGCCCCCGTAGGGCGCCCACCAGCCCTCGCTCGCCGTCACGCCGTGGATCCAGAACTCGACCTCGGTGCCGGCGGGCCAGCCCGGGGTGTTCGGCACGCTCAGCGTGGCGTGGGGGCAGAAATCGCTCTCGATGGGCGTCGTGCCCACCAAGATCTCGAAGCCGGCGGCCGAATCCACCGCCGGCGGAGCCTTGGCCATGGGCAGCTCCACCGCACGGAATTTCTGGAGCTCCTCGGTGTCGAAGGTCAGCTCGTCGAACTTGATCTTGGTGCCAGCAGCCAGCGTGAGGGTCACCCCGTTGCTGGTGGCCGAGCTGCCGCCCGCGAGCGCCACACCCTGCGCGGGATCGGGCAGCTTGGCGGTGACGACGTCACCGAGCGCGTATTTGGAGACATTGGTCGGCAGGAGCTGCGCGAAGCGCACGTAGCCGATGCCGTCACCGTACTTGAACGCGGGGCGTTTGAAGGTGGTGCCCGCGTCCGGCAAGATCCCGGGAATGCAGAGCCCGCTCGTCTTGTCCGGGTTGCACACGACGCCCTGGTCGGTCGTGCTGCCGTACAGGCAGACGTCCAAACCGCACACCTGCGCGGGCACGCCGGCCGCAGGAGCCCCAGCGAGATCGAGCACCGTGCCGG contains:
- a CDS encoding redoxin domain-containing protein — translated: MLTAAVALLGSACGTNRPDIPAYLLEDDAGTTAGYPSGPYAKSISDALPIADISFQKGWLNPKAEGYDPAKLVPIKLSDFYDPDGTKGHEILLFNTAAGWCGACKNEHEGTGSNPSLGEHAAALAPRGFVVLSALFEDGSFNPAQEKHLVSWAKTYETDFPFVLDPENQLGGTFGVDQTAPLNLVVDAKTMKVLFGTTGDKGAVIWPFVEGELEKRGK